atttcaCATCTGAGCAAAATGTAGCCTAGATTAGCCGGCTAGCAttgctttttttaactttatctgaCTAAGCTAGATATCAAAACTATAACAAGTCTTACCAGATATGTCTCGGATTTAACTACACGATTTCTAACACATAACTTTGTTGGTTAGACTTTATTACATTCACCAGTGGAGTGCTTTTAAGTGATAAATTGGACCAAAAACGTTCTAACAAGCTAGCTCACTTGCTAGCTGAAGAATGCAATTGGTTCCTTAAAACCAACAACCCTTCGCGTTCAAGCCCTTGCCTGTCTCTACTTATTCATCATCAGGCGATTGTAAAGATTCCACCCTGTGCGGCACTGTCAGAAAACTTATTAACACTTAATGTACGTATGACTGGGCAACGAAAATATGAATGATAACAGCCTAGCTTTTCACATATAATTTAACCGGATTATAACGCCCTATAACAAGAAGTCACTTAGGCAGAAAGTTTTACAGGgcgaaaaaaagaatgtttatatAGTTCCTGCTTCCTGTATTAATTTTTCtcctgaaaacaaaataaactttatttacAATACCTTCCGGTTTCTACATAGCTCAGAAGTCTTAAAATGTCTTAAAATTTCCTGTAACCGATTGTAGGGCAAAATACACAAAATCACAAAATCGggaaaattaccaaactttacagAATGTTTCTCTATGATGAATAAACATATGTTTTAAGTTGCATAAACTCGTTGGATATTGTTACATGATACCGCTTACAAGGTTATCATAGAAGTTCAAAGTGTTATTATAAGTAATACCTAATATCTAGAATTCTGGGAGATATCAAACCGAAAAATTACGCAGGCAGTGGCCCAATAAATAGGCATTAAAATTCAAGGAAAATCTATTCCCCATAGCAACAAGGACTTATGAAAAACCTCAACAGAAAAGTTAACAGTGATAGAAAAAGAGAATATAGGCGATAAAATAAGTTAAAACAGCTTTTAAATGCTCATTTTTGTATATTCAACCAACACCTGATAAAATTTACAACATTTCATTTAGTATGGCTTGTATGGTTGAAGTTTGTTGTAGTAACATCGGTAGCTACTTTTTCGGTAGATAGATTTTCCACAATAGCCATACAATTTTTTGCTGTAACATCGACGTCGGTGACAGAAATGTGTTCGCTTGTGacaaactccataaccacagaTTCTATACCATTTTTTCAAATAGCATCGACGTCTCCAACAGAATTGAGTGTGTTTATTGCAAACACCATATCCACAGATTTTGTACCATCTCTTGGCGTAGCATTTACGTCTCCAACAGAATTGAGTATGTTTGTTGCATACTTTATATCCACAGATTCTGTACCATCTCTTTGAGTAGCATCTTCTCTTCCAGCAAAACTGAGTACGTCTGTTACAAACACCGTAGCCACAGATACGGTAATACTTCTTTGCATAGACACGTCTTCGGAAACAGAAATTACTCCTGATGTTGTAGATGTATTTTCCGCAATATCGATAGTATTTTCTGCTGTAAAGTTTGTTTCGGTAGCAATAGTGGGTTGCAGAACTATAGCGTCTATAAGGTccacctaaaatataaaatgatgTAAAATGATGagatatataaataaagtttgATTGTGAAATCAATCTTTGAAAGGCAGCTTGTACTAAACTGTACTCAAAGTACTTACAGCTTCTGTAGTATGTAGGATCTTCAAGATCAGTGGATTCATTTGTGCTATCCTGTTCTACTTCTTTGGCAAGCGCAAAAGCGCAAATGCCAATCAATGCAAGAGCGATATAAAGCTTCATTCTAAATAAAAGTTGCATATAGTGTGGGAGTAAGATAATTAAAAGTGTTTTGCGTGGTGCAAAGACATAACAGTAACGTAAATGACCTAAACCACGGCCAAAGATAGTCTTGTACCTACCTTTCCTGCAATTGGTTGTGTAAATGGAACTGCGAGTTGGAATAATAAAATGAATTTCGCGAGTCttttatacaatattttttaaggttcattaattttattaacGTTTTACGAGAGAAATTATCTGCTAAATTAGCAAAAGCACGCGGTGTCTTTCGAATCAGTTAAAACACTACtgcaatttaatttattttgacgtgctTTAAACAGACAATGATTACACATCCATATTTCGCAATTTTGTAATTTATAGTTAAatgataataaatatatatgttaTTTATTCATTGATGAGACATTACTTATTTGTCCAACAAAGAACACTGTCTCAATAATGTTCCAACTATTAAATTGATCATTTGGCGCGTTGTGGATATCAATAGTGTAATGATGGTAATAAATTCAGCAAAACATTCCTTAACGTGGAAGCTTAAAAGTCCTTATGTCAGTGCTTTTGTTAGGAGATCAAAGAAAGTGAGAGTCTTATTACACCTTCTTTAGAAGATCCGTGTTTTTTTACAGAGAAATTTGTGTGGACTTTAAGTCATTCTTAGAATGCGAAAGATTTACTAGTTTAAATTtaatagttatttaaaaaatcaactgGGTTTGGAACTGTGCAGCTAGTAGTGCAAGACCTGCACAATATTTTTCTTCAAACTACTCAGTCTGAAAGAATTCCTTTGTGTTCAACCTTCAATCTAAATTATTGATTCGAAATAATATACATTTGGTATAGTAAAATTATTGCAAAGTAAATCCTTTTTCTGATTAAGGTGCAAAATATCAACCTAAATGTTTCAACACAGACATGACTAGCGAGAAtattgttacaaaattaatttgaGTGACACAATCCTATCAACACGAAAAAAGCGGGGGAAGGAAATTAGAAGAACGTGTGGGCATATTAATAGATATTAGTGGTTTACTCTATCCCTATTAAATGTTAATGACAATTTTATTGCTTGACAAAACAAGGAAGTgttattaaattttacaaataatttggaaaaCTCTTAGGGTTGCAGAAAACATCTAAGAAGAAAGGTCATACAAAACAAGTAAAGCAGAATAGCGGTGCTTAATTTCATCGCCATGATAGGAATTTTAGAAGGGAGATAAGTGACATGCATAAGTAGAATGTTCTGCTTCTTCACCAAGAAGTTTAGATACATGAAAATCTTAATCAAACAAGAAGTACGTCATAATTCGTGTTACTTATATCGTcaccttatttaaaaaatggaaaaaagatatataaatataaaaataatgtttattaATAGGGCGTTGTTGTTATTTGAGGGCCATAATCCAGGGGTAACAAATGACAACAACACCCAAGTAGATGAACATTATTACAATTGTTACTAATATTAAAACATGTTAAATCTATcgattaattttattatttttaaactttacaaGCTCTTTCTATCATGCTTTACAAACTCAGTTTAATATCAGGGCTGGAAAGAAAAACTATTAAAAATAATGGTATAATATTCGAAAAGAGGCATTTGGCATGACTGATGCAACaaacacgaaattttgtttAGTTTTAAATCATAGTCGTAACATTCGTATGGACAATTCGATTGTTGACAGGTTTTGTTGAGACGCATCTCTTTTCTGCTCTTTTGAGCTGGAAGAAATATAGTTTGACaatgttttttcctttttatgcGTTTCGACACCAGCTTGGTACAATTTTGTTACGGTCGACGCCTTTACGCAATAATTCGTATAGACTTGAGTTAGGCTAGGTTTAGATAAAACGGTTTTCGTCATCATTCCTGATATCTTCGTTTGTATACTAAATGTTGTCTTTAGCAAATCATTTGTAGGCTTTTGCAATAGATTTAAGTAAATAAAGGTAAAGTTCAAAAGCTCTGACCGGACTTAAAGGTGAGCCTCCAGTTGTACATTCGCAAATCATTGTAATCTTGACTGTTTTACTCATGACCACTTTCTGTCAGCCGTGCATTATAACATATCTTTGATTTTCAGAATCAAATCTCACAAAAAATGactcttctttaattttttcgaaTTGTCTCTTTCTCGTCTGTCTAAataaaaacatccctaaatataATGAAGTCTTATAATTTGGTTGGTTAATTGACAGGATCATCAAAATAAGTGTTCTACAAAGGCATATCTGGTTGCTgtataaaagcttttttaagtaggctttttattgttgttttgcaGCAAAGTTTACATTTTGTAGTGAACATTTGATAAAACTATCATTTAGCAATAATGTTGATCTTTCCAGAGTATTATGGTTAAAGTATGGTAGGACCGATAGCAGCTCCAATGcctggtaatgctcttgggttCTGCATGCTATTTTTTCTCCATCTCCACTTCAGCATACAGCTTTCGCAGCACTTCGTTCAAACTTCTCAGGTGTAATAATGGAAAAATATTCAGGTATCAGGATTCggagtatatatttttaagctCGGAGAAAAAGGACATTTTCGCGGACGAATATGTGTAAAATGTTTTGCGGGTATAAAATTCCGCGAAGacgtaatttaaatatttttaatatttgtgaaAGCAATGCACTTTTATGATCCTTTATTATGATCTCGGCGACAACGTTTCATTTTTctcaataaatgaataaaattatGCTCTTTTTCTTCAAAGACAATCTTATAAATTATTAGCATAGTCGGAATCTTTTTTGGTTATTAATTTCGCGAATATTATCTTGAGTAATATTCTGCGGCTATAAATTTCGTAAGTTTGGTCCAAATCACGAAAAGCACGAAATATAACAGAAAAGAAACCTTAATATAAGAGACATTTTAGGCACGAAGAAGCCAACTTAGCGCAAGTCTAACTACAAACTTGTTTTATTGCTAAAAAAGCAGCCAAATAACCCGATGcatattataaaagaaaaaaaattagacaaCGGTATTCATAAATCAAGCCGCCATAATATATTGGCCTcgttaaaatttgtagtactaaTGTTAAATAATTCTTGAAATAGCCCATCGACTCCATATTTTAGCTCCTTTTAATTCCTAATGGGCAATTTAGGGCCTTCGAATGCTTCGTCTGCAGTTTCTAAACCTATTGTTCAATggatataaaacttatcacaagTATTGCCCAGATGATCTTAACCCTATTATGCCGGGGTTCGGGTGATGAGTGTAGTACTAACAAAAAGATACTAAAGGATttcatttaatttaaaaaattggtttCTCCAAAATTGAATCTAAATTAAAGGTGAGAAGCAGTAACAAAATATCAAGGTGTATAacttataaatttatttagaaatttcttAAACTTGTAGGAATTATTTGCGATAGAAAGGAGGCCCTTCTACTAGCATACCAAAGCTGAATGAGTTAAAAAAGGCAATAAGGTATATTTTCTGATGTCTTATTTTGAAGTCTGAGTACCTTTCCTTCTGCAAATTAATTAAATTGCATCGGTGCTATTACAATTCCATGTCAAAAGTAGTTTAGTTTTTATAGCTAATAAATGCATGTTTAAATTACTTTACAAGTACTTTCTTTCCTAGCAGTCAGTACGTGCCAAACAGCAACAAATTCGACATTTTCACTTCCTTTTTTATTCCTTTAACTTCTTTCTTCCCTATTCTGCAAACATATTGTTTAGAGATTACaccattataaaaaaattcaaagtaaaataataaattaactgAGATATTGCTTTATGTAATGCGAACAACAAAAcaggaaaaaaagttttttgtcgACTATAAATTTGAAATGGTCTTcaaaatgtaataaaataatACAAGCCAAATAATACATGTGCGAACACATGGCCGTTTCTGCCTTGACTGGAAAATCCGTCAAATCTATTAACCTTAGTGCGGTTTTGGAGCATgttgttttctgtaaaaatagaccatctttagataatttttctATTATCTCCTCCGCatctaataattttaatttggaaTTGAAGGAAAGCTTGTTAATCCGTAGGGATAAGCCAATTCTT
The genomic region above belongs to Hydractinia symbiolongicarpus strain clone_291-10 chromosome 4, HSymV2.1, whole genome shotgun sequence and contains:
- the LOC130641279 gene encoding uncharacterized protein LOC130641279, translated to MNPLILKILHTTEAVDLIDAIVLQPTIATETNFTAENTIDIAENTSTTSGVISVSEDVSMQRSITVSVATVFVTDVLSFAGREDATQRDGTESVDIKYATNILNSVGDVNATPRDGTKSVDMVFAINTLNSVGDVDAI